The following coding sequences are from one Gemmatimonadota bacterium window:
- the nosZ gene encoding Sec-dependent nitrous-oxide reductase, whose amino-acid sequence MSLRTISQTSLLAAAALLAAGCGNTAPKQLVSGDAAQRVYVAPGEHDEFYSFMSGGFSGQMTVYGLPSGRLLKTIPVFSQFPENGYGYSEETKPMLETSYGPVPWDDTHHPQLSKTNGMPDGRWLFINANNTPRIARLDLTTFETDEILEIPNAAGGHASPFVTANSEYVVSAIRFSVPVPNKDVPIETYKQNFKGSLSFVTANQPGKMDIAFQILMPGYNYDLGRAGKAKSEGWFFFTSYNSEQAYTKLELNASKNDKDYIAAVNWKEAEKCVAAGKAASVPANYRHNYMVASTRSAVSEKKTSVKMLLPTNCPGAVYFLPTPKSPHGVDIDPTGEYIVGGGKLASVIPVHSFTKMIAAIQAKAFDGELEGIPVLKYDAVIAGEVQKPGLGPLHTEFDAKGNAYTSMFISSEIVKWKLGTWEVLDRMPVYYSIGHLMIPGGDGTEPYGKYVVALNKITKDRYLPTGGELTQSAQLIDISGDKMKMLLDFPTQGEPHYAQALPASLIKEKQIKFFSLKDNMHPYVVRAESESGVSRKGKQVHVKLVAIRSHFAPDVIEGVEVGDTVYWHVTNIEQDWDILHGFAVLGMQTAELVLQPGETRTITWTPKTAGVYPFYCTDFCSALHQEMQGYVRVSAPGSGVQLSAGLSPRSATQQARAAALPAGANPHAGMKMPAGGR is encoded by the coding sequence ATGTCCCTCCGCACCATCTCCCAGACCTCGTTGCTCGCGGCGGCCGCCTTGCTGGCCGCAGGGTGTGGCAACACGGCTCCCAAGCAACTCGTCAGCGGCGACGCCGCCCAGCGCGTGTATGTCGCGCCGGGCGAGCACGACGAGTTCTACTCCTTCATGTCCGGCGGCTTCAGCGGGCAGATGACGGTCTACGGCCTCCCGTCGGGGCGGCTCCTCAAGACGATCCCGGTCTTCTCGCAGTTCCCCGAGAACGGCTACGGCTACTCCGAAGAGACCAAGCCGATGCTCGAGACCTCCTACGGCCCGGTGCCCTGGGATGACACCCACCATCCGCAGCTCTCCAAGACCAACGGGATGCCCGACGGGCGCTGGCTCTTCATCAATGCCAACAACACGCCCCGTATCGCGCGGCTCGACCTGACCACCTTCGAGACCGACGAGATCCTCGAGATCCCCAACGCGGCCGGTGGCCACGCGTCGCCGTTCGTGACGGCCAACTCCGAGTACGTCGTCTCGGCGATCCGCTTCTCGGTGCCGGTGCCGAACAAGGACGTGCCGATCGAGACCTACAAGCAGAACTTCAAGGGCTCGCTCTCGTTCGTCACGGCGAACCAGCCCGGGAAGATGGACATCGCCTTCCAGATCCTGATGCCGGGCTACAACTACGACCTCGGCCGCGCCGGCAAGGCGAAGTCGGAGGGGTGGTTCTTCTTCACCTCGTACAACTCGGAGCAGGCCTACACCAAGCTCGAGCTGAACGCCTCGAAGAACGACAAGGACTACATCGCCGCGGTGAACTGGAAGGAAGCCGAGAAGTGCGTGGCGGCGGGGAAGGCGGCGAGCGTGCCGGCCAACTATCGCCACAACTACATGGTCGCCTCGACCCGCTCGGCGGTGAGCGAGAAGAAGACGTCGGTCAAGATGCTGCTGCCGACCAATTGCCCCGGCGCGGTCTACTTCCTGCCGACACCGAAGTCGCCGCACGGCGTCGACATCGACCCGACCGGTGAGTACATCGTCGGCGGCGGCAAGCTCGCGTCGGTGATCCCGGTGCACTCGTTCACCAAGATGATCGCCGCGATCCAGGCGAAGGCGTTCGATGGCGAGCTCGAGGGGATCCCGGTCCTCAAGTACGATGCCGTGATCGCCGGGGAGGTGCAGAAGCCGGGCCTCGGCCCCTTGCACACCGAATTCGACGCCAAGGGCAACGCCTACACCTCGATGTTCATCTCGTCGGAGATCGTGAAGTGGAAGCTGGGGACCTGGGAAGTGCTGGACCGGATGCCGGTGTACTACTCGATCGGCCACCTGATGATCCCCGGTGGCGACGGCACCGAGCCCTACGGCAAGTACGTCGTGGCGCTGAACAAGATCACCAAGGATCGCTACCTCCCGACCGGTGGTGAGCTGACGCAGTCGGCGCAGCTGATCGACATCAGCGGCGACAAGATGAAGATGCTGCTCGACTTCCCGACGCAGGGCGAACCACACTACGCCCAGGCCTTGCCGGCGTCCTTGATCAAGGAGAAGCAGATCAAGTTCTTCTCGCTCAAGGACAACATGCACCCGTATGTGGTGCGGGCCGAGTCGGAAAGTGGGGTGTCGCGGAAGGGGAAGCAGGTGCACGTGAAGCTGGTCGCGATCCGTTCGCACTTCGCGCCGGACGTGATCGAGGGCGTCGAGGTCGGCGACACCGTGTACTGGCACGTCACCAACATCGAGCAGGATTGGGACATCCTCCACGGCTTCGCGGTGCTGGGGATGCAGACCGCCGAACTGGTGCTGCAGCCGGGCGAGACGCGGACGATCACCTGGACGCCGAAGACGGCGGGCGTCTACCCGTTCTACTGCACCGACTTCTGCTCGGCGCTGCACCAGGAGATGCAGGGCTACGTCCGGGTCAGTGCCCCGGGGAGCGGGGTGCAGTTGAGTGCCGGGCTGAGCCCCCGCTCA
- a CDS encoding cbb3-type cytochrome c oxidase subunit I, translating to MDRAVIRFLRASLLWLTAGVSLGVAMAVHPAWTRYRPVHLHILLLGFVTMMIAGVAYHVFPRFAATPLHAPKLQTVHFVLANVGLVLVACGFAARADGSPLGVWLLGSGGGLSALGAYLLGWNLWRTLDHAAIPPTRLPAARPMPVVERPAMR from the coding sequence ATGGACCGCGCCGTCATCCGCTTCCTGCGCGCCTCGCTGCTCTGGCTGACAGCGGGCGTCTCCCTCGGTGTCGCCATGGCGGTTCACCCGGCGTGGACCCGCTATCGGCCGGTGCACCTGCACATCCTGCTGCTCGGCTTCGTGACGATGATGATCGCGGGCGTCGCGTATCACGTCTTCCCGCGCTTCGCGGCGACGCCGCTGCACGCGCCGAAGCTGCAGACCGTCCACTTCGTGCTGGCCAACGTCGGCCTGGTGCTGGTGGCGTGCGGCTTTGCGGCCCGCGCCGATGGTTCGCCGCTCGGCGTCTGGCTGCTCGGCAGCGGCGGCGGGCTCTCCGCGCTGGGCGCCTACCTCCTCGGCTGGAACCTCTGGCGCACCCTTGATCATGCCGCGATCCCCCCGACGCGGCTTCCGGCGGCTCGACCAATGCCGGTGGTCGAGCGGCCGGCGATGCGCTAG
- a CDS encoding cupin domain-containing protein: MLPEVLVPESTAPAGRPLVTDVSEAGGVRSFTLQFAPGQTLPDHRNHARITILVMAGRGILTVAEAGPRAIVSGDLVQLDPNVLHSVEASDGALELRVTLRANCCDSC, from the coding sequence ATGTTGCCTGAGGTCCTCGTTCCTGAATCCACCGCTCCGGCGGGTCGTCCCCTGGTCACCGATGTATCGGAGGCCGGCGGCGTGCGCTCGTTCACGTTGCAGTTCGCGCCGGGGCAGACGCTGCCGGATCATCGCAATCACGCGCGGATCACCATCCTCGTGATGGCAGGCCGCGGGATCTTGACCGTGGCGGAGGCGGGACCGCGGGCGATCGTCTCGGGCGACCTGGTGCAACTCGATCCGAATGTGCTGCACTCGGTCGAGGCCTCGGACGGTGCGCTCGAGTTGCGCGTGACGCTGCGCGCCAACTGCTGCGACTCCTGCTGA
- a CDS encoding Crp/Fnr family transcriptional regulator, with protein MASPADILRGIPFFADIPEPVLEKLASRCVPRTVGDGFTLFRNGDRCSGLYLVLDGQVRIYRTATDGREQTLSLEGPGRPVAELPLFDGGPYPASAVTVTPSRLAFLPRAEFEHAFQTDPDVATAVVRALGARLRHLVQLVETLAFRDVAARLAMLLADQADQRGTVVGDGVRLELLRTQEQLAAAIGTARESVSRAMKQLKTKGLIRSQDGNILELVATARLREYARGEG; from the coding sequence ATGGCCTCCCCCGCCGACATCCTCCGCGGTATCCCGTTCTTTGCCGACATCCCCGAGCCGGTGCTCGAGAAGCTCGCGTCGCGCTGCGTCCCGCGCACGGTCGGCGACGGCTTCACCCTCTTCCGGAACGGCGACCGTTGCAGCGGCCTCTATCTCGTGCTCGATGGTCAGGTGCGGATCTATCGCACCGCCACCGACGGTCGCGAGCAGACGCTCTCCCTCGAGGGCCCCGGCCGCCCCGTCGCGGAGCTGCCCCTCTTCGATGGCGGGCCCTACCCCGCCTCGGCCGTGACAGTGACGCCTTCGCGCCTCGCCTTCCTGCCGCGCGCGGAGTTCGAGCACGCCTTCCAGACCGACCCCGATGTCGCCACTGCCGTCGTCCGCGCCCTCGGCGCGCGGCTCCGCCATCTGGTGCAGCTGGTCGAGACGCTCGCCTTCCGCGACGTCGCCGCGCGCCTCGCCATGCTGCTCGCCGACCAGGCCGACCAGCGCGGGACGGTGGTGGGCGACGGCGTCCGCCTCGAGCTCCTGCGGACCCAGGAGCAGCTCGCCGCCGCGATCGGCACCGCGCGCGAGTCGGTGTCCCGCGCCATGAAGCAGCTGAAGACGAAGGGGCTGATCCGGTCGCAGGATGGCAACATCCTCGAACTGGTCGCCACGGCCCGGCTGCGCGAGTATGCGCGGGGCGAGGGATGA
- a CDS encoding DUF2249 domain-containing protein, which translates to MTSPYGNMLPEFDPSTIVDLDVRDELAAGREPLPQILKVAEQLGPGRVLHLRSPFRPSPLSARLGHLGFASHSFCFGDDDWSTWFWKADTPLRAPTTTLEVEPAPSGVLDLRLLPPPEPLLVILQRVEETRESFDVLLPFFPEPLVALLEPAGRRVTLVESRADGVQVRIEAGEG; encoded by the coding sequence ATGACCTCGCCGTACGGCAACATGCTCCCCGAGTTCGATCCGTCGACCATCGTCGACCTCGACGTGCGCGACGAGCTCGCCGCGGGCCGCGAGCCGCTGCCCCAGATCCTCAAGGTCGCCGAGCAGCTCGGTCCCGGGCGGGTGCTGCACCTCCGCTCCCCCTTCCGCCCCTCGCCGCTCTCCGCCCGCCTCGGCCACCTCGGTTTCGCGTCACACTCCTTCTGTTTCGGCGACGACGACTGGTCGACCTGGTTCTGGAAGGCCGACACGCCACTGCGTGCGCCGACCACCACCCTCGAGGTGGAGCCGGCGCCGAGTGGCGTCCTCGACCTGCGCTTGCTCCCGCCGCCGGAACCGCTGCTGGTGATCCTGCAGCGAGTGGAGGAGACGCGCGAGTCATTCGATGTGCTGCTGCCCTTCTTTCCGGAGCCGCTCGTCGCGCTCCTTGAACCGGCCGGTCGCCGCGTGACGCTGGTCGAATCGCGGGCCGATGGAGTGCAGGTGCGAATCGAAGCGGGTGAGGGGTGA
- a CDS encoding ABC transporter permease, with the protein MKIRTIGALMRKEVLQVFRDPPTLVQVLAIPLIQLVVLANATTFDTGATRLLVRDDDRTVASAAMVAELVGSGEFTVVGTAIAPDRIEAVLRRREAAAVLHIPEGFEAAMARGERTAVQLQINAEEGAVAGLIQQAAQAIVERQAGVPSTLEIRQRGWFNPTRRYKDWMVPGILVSLTTIIGLLLTAQSITREKELGTLEQLHVTPVTKGEFITAKLLPFWMIAMGIFTVGLTVAKLVFAIPTVGAVPIVFLAAMVYLTVALGIGLLISTVTQTQQQAMFVAFFVLLIFLLMSGLFTPLEAMPDWAQAVAHANPVMHFVGLMRAVLVRGAGLADVGPTILGLGIAGAAVLGLAVVQTRKTLD; encoded by the coding sequence ATGAAGATCCGGACGATCGGCGCCTTGATGCGCAAGGAAGTGTTGCAGGTCTTCCGGGATCCGCCGACCCTGGTGCAAGTGCTGGCCATTCCGCTCATCCAGCTCGTCGTGCTCGCCAACGCGACGACGTTCGACACCGGTGCCACCCGCCTGCTGGTGCGGGACGATGATCGCACCGTGGCCTCGGCCGCAATGGTGGCGGAACTGGTGGGGAGCGGCGAGTTCACCGTGGTGGGGACCGCGATCGCACCGGATCGGATCGAGGCGGTGTTGCGCCGCCGCGAGGCGGCTGCCGTGCTGCACATCCCGGAGGGTTTCGAAGCGGCCATGGCGCGCGGCGAACGGACCGCGGTCCAGTTGCAGATCAACGCGGAGGAGGGCGCCGTCGCCGGCCTCATTCAGCAGGCCGCCCAGGCCATCGTCGAACGACAGGCCGGGGTGCCGAGTACGCTGGAGATTCGCCAGCGCGGCTGGTTCAACCCGACGCGCCGCTACAAGGACTGGATGGTGCCGGGGATCCTCGTGTCGCTCACGACCATCATCGGACTGCTCCTCACGGCGCAGAGCATCACGCGCGAAAAGGAGCTCGGCACGCTCGAGCAGCTCCACGTGACCCCGGTCACCAAGGGCGAGTTCATCACGGCCAAGCTGCTCCCCTTCTGGATGATCGCGATGGGGATCTTCACGGTGGGGCTGACCGTGGCCAAGCTGGTCTTCGCGATTCCGACGGTGGGCGCCGTGCCGATCGTCTTCCTTGCGGCGATGGTCTATCTCACCGTGGCGCTCGGCATCGGGCTGCTGATCTCCACGGTGACGCAGACCCAGCAGCAGGCGATGTTCGTCGCCTTCTTCGTGCTGCTGATCTTCCTGCTGATGAGCGGCCTCTTCACGCCGCTGGAGGCAATGCCCGACTGGGCGCAGGCCGTGGCCCATGCCAATCCGGTGATGCACTTCGTCGGACTGATGCGGGCGGTGCTGGTGCGCGGGGCGGGGCTCGCCGACGTGGGACCGACCATTCTCGGGCTGGGGATTGCAGGGGCGGCAGTGCTGGGCCTGGCGGTGGTGCAGACGCGGAAGACGCTGGATTAG
- a CDS encoding ABC transporter permease, giving the protein MSAFRGLVRKETLHLLRDRQTLAILLLLPVVSVLLFGFAVRTDVRAIPIVVVAPAPDAATRALVERIAESEQFLLRGTLHSEATLDRAFRAGTVRQAIVLPPDTERRLARGERLVVGLVTDASDPNTGRVMEGYAGALLRRWHAERSGPAPSGGVTLLTRMRFNPTLESVNLFVPGLIALILTIVAAMMTAISITREKERGTMELLLVSPLRPSAVVLGKVAPYVVLGMANMVTVLLAARVVFGVPMRGHPLLLLGASLLYVVSSLGLGILISTTAETERTAIMAALAGLLLPTLMLSGFIFPLDAMPRPLWLVSHLIPARWFLTIVRGVMIKGAGLADLWREVAILAAMSVALLGIGIRRLAIRLP; this is encoded by the coding sequence ATGAGCGCGTTTCGGGGGCTGGTGCGCAAGGAGACGCTGCATCTCCTCCGGGATCGTCAGACGCTGGCGATCCTCCTGCTCCTGCCGGTCGTGTCGGTGCTGCTCTTCGGCTTTGCCGTGCGGACCGACGTGCGCGCGATTCCGATCGTGGTGGTGGCCCCTGCGCCCGACGCGGCGACGCGCGCGCTGGTGGAGCGGATCGCGGAATCGGAGCAGTTCCTGCTGCGAGGCACGCTGCACAGCGAGGCGACGCTCGACAGGGCCTTCCGCGCCGGCACCGTGCGCCAGGCGATCGTGCTCCCGCCCGATACCGAGCGGCGCCTGGCCCGGGGCGAGCGGCTGGTGGTCGGGCTGGTGACCGATGCCTCCGACCCGAACACCGGTCGCGTGATGGAGGGATATGCCGGCGCCCTCCTGCGCCGGTGGCATGCCGAGCGATCGGGACCGGCGCCGTCTGGCGGCGTGACGCTGCTGACGCGGATGCGCTTCAACCCGACGCTGGAGAGCGTGAACCTCTTCGTGCCCGGGCTCATCGCGCTGATCCTCACCATCGTGGCCGCGATGATGACGGCGATCTCGATCACCCGCGAGAAGGAGCGGGGCACGATGGAGCTCCTGCTCGTCTCGCCGCTTCGGCCCTCGGCGGTGGTGTTGGGCAAGGTGGCTCCCTACGTGGTGCTCGGGATGGCGAACATGGTCACCGTGCTGCTCGCGGCGCGGGTCGTCTTCGGCGTCCCGATGCGTGGCCACCCACTCCTCCTGCTTGGCGCATCGCTCCTTTATGTGGTGTCCTCCCTCGGGTTGGGGATCCTCATCTCGACGACGGCGGAGACCGAACGCACCGCCATCATGGCCGCGCTCGCGGGGCTGCTCCTGCCGACGCTGATGCTCTCCGGCTTCATCTTTCCGCTCGACGCCATGCCGCGTCCGCTCTGGCTGGTCTCCCACCTCATCCCCGCACGGTGGTTCCTCACCATTGTCCGCGGCGTGATGATCAAGGGCGCCGGACTCGCCGACCTCTGGCGCGAGGTGGCCATCCTGGCGGCGATGTCGGTGGCACTGCTCGGTATCGGCATTCGCCGCCTCGCGATCCGGTTGCCATGA
- a CDS encoding ABC transporter ATP-binding protein — MTTPAIQATNLTRRFGDFVAVDAITLTVARGEVFGFLGANGAGKTTAIRMLIGLLAPSDGEATVAGADVRTDPAGVRRRIGYMSQRFSLYDDLTVRENVELYGTIYGLTRDQIRTRMDELLARIGLTESRDTLVQKLPLGWKQQLALMVALLHRPEVVFLDEPTGGVDPITRRRFWELIYATAAEGTTVLVTTHYLDEAEYCDRLSIMVDGRIAAMGTPAEVRAQVGVATLDEVFLTLTRAAGAP; from the coding sequence GTGACCACGCCCGCGATCCAGGCCACGAACCTGACCCGTCGCTTCGGCGACTTCGTCGCGGTGGATGCGATCACCCTCACCGTGGCGCGCGGCGAGGTGTTCGGCTTTCTCGGTGCCAACGGCGCCGGGAAGACGACGGCCATCCGGATGCTGATCGGCCTCCTGGCCCCCTCCGATGGCGAGGCCACCGTGGCGGGGGCCGACGTGCGCACCGATCCCGCTGGCGTGCGGCGGCGGATCGGGTACATGAGCCAGCGCTTCTCGCTGTATGACGACCTCACGGTCCGCGAGAACGTCGAGCTCTACGGCACCATCTACGGACTCACTCGCGACCAGATCCGCACGCGGATGGACGAGCTGCTGGCACGCATCGGCCTCACCGAATCGCGCGACACCCTGGTGCAGAAGCTGCCGCTCGGGTGGAAGCAGCAGCTTGCCCTGATGGTCGCGCTGCTGCACCGCCCGGAGGTGGTCTTCCTCGACGAACCGACCGGCGGCGTGGATCCGATCACGCGCCGACGCTTCTGGGAATTGATCTACGCCACCGCGGCCGAGGGCACCACGGTGCTGGTGACCACGCACTACCTCGACGAGGCGGAGTACTGCGATCGGCTCTCGATCATGGTGGATGGTCGCATTGCGGCGATGGGGACCCCAGCCGAGGTCCGTGCGCAGGTCGGTGTCGCCACCCTCGATGAGGTCTTCCTCACCCTCACCCGCGCGGCGGGCGCACCATGA
- a CDS encoding ABC transporter ATP-binding protein has product MVVRDVHLARGATRAVDGVSFTVPRGERFGVIGPDGAGKTTLFRMLTTLLVPDRGTAVVLGHDVAGAPWAVRPQLGYMPGRFALYPDLSVAENLAFYADVFDTTVEAGMARIAPIWSQLAPFTARRAGALSGGMKQKLALCCALVHRPTLLVLDEPTTGVDAVSRREFWDLLDTLRSDDLTILVSTPYMDEASRCDRVALMQGGRFLAVDTPAAISAGFPLPLFALRAADRIGMLATLRAFPHAVGAWPFGETVHYTDARTGMAPEVVLAELRAWAASRGIADLAGEAITAGIEDVFIHELAERERAA; this is encoded by the coding sequence ATCGTCGTGCGCGACGTGCATCTGGCACGCGGCGCCACGCGCGCGGTGGATGGCGTGTCATTCACGGTGCCAAGAGGCGAGCGGTTCGGCGTCATCGGGCCCGACGGCGCGGGGAAGACCACGCTCTTTCGGATGCTCACCACGCTGCTTGTTCCGGACCGGGGAACTGCCGTGGTCCTCGGCCACGACGTGGCCGGTGCGCCATGGGCCGTGCGCCCCCAGCTCGGCTATATGCCGGGACGCTTCGCGCTCTACCCCGACCTGTCGGTGGCGGAGAACCTGGCCTTCTATGCAGACGTTTTCGACACGACGGTCGAAGCGGGCATGGCTCGCATCGCCCCGATCTGGTCGCAACTCGCCCCATTCACCGCGAGGCGCGCTGGTGCACTCTCCGGGGGGATGAAGCAGAAGCTCGCCCTCTGCTGCGCGTTGGTGCATCGTCCCACGCTGTTGGTGCTCGACGAGCCGACCACCGGTGTGGATGCCGTGTCTCGGCGCGAGTTCTGGGACCTGCTCGACACGCTGCGCAGTGACGATCTCACGATCCTCGTCTCGACACCATACATGGACGAGGCCTCGCGCTGCGACCGCGTCGCGCTGATGCAGGGGGGGCGCTTCCTGGCGGTGGACACACCAGCGGCGATCAGCGCGGGATTCCCCCTGCCGTTGTTCGCCCTGCGGGCCGCCGATCGGATCGGGATGCTCGCCACATTGCGCGCCTTCCCGCACGCCGTGGGGGCGTGGCCGTTCGGTGAAACGGTGCACTATACCGATGCCCGCACCGGCATGGCCCCGGAGGTGGTGCTCGCCGAGTTGCGGGCATGGGCGGCGTCGCGTGGCATTGCCGACCTCGCTGGAGAGGCGATCACGGCGGGGATCGAGGATGTGTTCATCCATGAACTCGCCGAGCGGGAGCGTGCGGCGTGA
- a CDS encoding efflux RND transporter periplasmic adaptor subunit translates to MLLLLGACAKDDTAAWGTFEADEVTVAAQASGPVTRVAVREGDKVAAGDVIAEVDAGPLALQRDELEARRATVTSRLGEVAAQRAALQAQLELARRDEGRMRRLAVAKAATPQQVDRAEREVAVLVAQLGGVEATRATIGREAAAIGTQVAQLEDRVTRSVVRAPLHGTVLVRIAEPGEVVTAGRPMVVMAALDTLTFRAWVSGAQLPAIRLGATVTVRTDGGEGTLVEHTGTVTWIAERAEFTPTPIQTRDERVTQVYAVKVRVANPDGTLKVGMPGELVLAAATP, encoded by the coding sequence GTGCTGCTGTTGCTTGGGGCATGTGCCAAGGACGACACGGCGGCCTGGGGCACCTTCGAGGCCGACGAGGTGACGGTGGCGGCGCAGGCGAGCGGCCCGGTGACGCGCGTCGCGGTGCGCGAGGGCGACAAGGTGGCAGCGGGGGACGTGATCGCCGAAGTGGATGCCGGGCCACTCGCGCTGCAGCGTGACGAGCTCGAGGCGCGCCGCGCCACGGTGACGTCGCGCCTCGGGGAGGTGGCGGCACAACGTGCGGCGCTGCAGGCGCAGCTCGAGCTGGCCCGGCGCGACGAGGGGCGGATGCGCCGACTCGCCGTGGCCAAGGCGGCAACGCCGCAGCAGGTGGACCGTGCCGAGCGCGAAGTGGCGGTGCTGGTGGCACAGCTCGGCGGGGTCGAGGCGACACGCGCCACGATCGGCCGTGAAGCTGCGGCGATCGGCACGCAGGTGGCACAGCTCGAGGATCGGGTGACGCGATCGGTCGTCCGCGCACCGCTGCATGGCACGGTGCTCGTGCGCATCGCCGAACCGGGCGAAGTCGTGACCGCTGGGCGGCCGATGGTCGTGATGGCCGCACTCGACACCCTCACCTTTCGGGCGTGGGTGAGTGGCGCGCAGTTGCCGGCCATCCGCCTCGGCGCCACGGTGACGGTGCGCACGGACGGCGGCGAGGGAACGCTCGTGGAGCACACGGGCACGGTGACCTGGATCGCCGAGCGGGCCGAGTTCACCCCGACCCCGATCCAGACGCGCGATGAGCGGGTCACGCAGGTCTACGCCGTGAAGGTGCGCGTGGCCAATCCCGACGGAACGCTCAAGGTCGGCATGCCGGGCGAACTCGTGCTCGCCGCCGCCACGCCGTGA
- a CDS encoding TolC family protein → MILLVATLFLAPAPQDSLTLAWVHARAEAMDPRRGQRDQLAAASEQRAAVLRSARLPQLAIRAQATHQSDVTRVQLPGANITPPPRDRWQAVLQAEQLLFDGGLVEGRVALESARLIEQQAGVRVALYALRGEAETAFFGAWLLQERLDELDAVTADLASRLGEVRARVREGLALPRDTAAIAAERLTVVRRRAEADVQRQAAIAVLSRLTDTTLAASVRLVGPVLSGVVDAIATTALDTLRHRPEFAQLQATQDRLAREAALAAAENRPTLSAFAEGGVGRPGLNQFEPDPAAFWQGGVRVTWRPWTWRSAEHSAGALRAQGEVVAADALALAARLSRAVEADLAMIHHLREGFADDARLITLRSEIEQAAQAELAEGIITAARYVEARTDLAEARLAERRHRAELVRAEAAFLTTLGIAIPAARE, encoded by the coding sequence ATGATCCTCCTCGTCGCCACACTGTTCCTCGCCCCGGCGCCACAGGATTCCCTCACGCTCGCCTGGGTGCACGCCCGTGCCGAAGCGATGGATCCGCGACGCGGGCAGCGCGACCAGCTCGCGGCCGCGTCCGAGCAGCGTGCCGCCGTCCTGCGCAGCGCGCGGCTGCCGCAGCTCGCGATCCGGGCGCAGGCCACGCACCAGAGCGATGTCACCCGGGTGCAGTTGCCAGGGGCGAACATCACGCCGCCTCCCCGTGATCGCTGGCAGGCGGTGCTGCAGGCCGAGCAACTGCTGTTCGACGGCGGCCTCGTGGAGGGACGAGTCGCGCTCGAATCGGCGCGATTGATCGAGCAGCAGGCCGGGGTTCGCGTCGCGCTGTACGCACTGCGTGGTGAGGCCGAGACGGCCTTCTTCGGGGCGTGGCTGCTGCAGGAGCGATTGGACGAACTCGATGCCGTCACGGCCGACCTCGCCTCGCGACTCGGCGAAGTCCGCGCCAGGGTACGAGAGGGTCTTGCCCTGCCCCGTGACACGGCGGCGATTGCCGCCGAGCGCCTCACGGTCGTGCGGCGCCGCGCCGAGGCCGACGTCCAGCGGCAGGCCGCGATCGCCGTGCTGTCACGGCTCACCGACACGACGTTGGCGGCCAGTGTGCGACTCGTCGGGCCGGTGCTGAGTGGCGTCGTCGATGCGATCGCCACCACGGCGCTCGACACGCTGCGCCACCGGCCCGAGTTCGCGCAACTCCAGGCCACGCAGGATCGACTCGCGCGCGAGGCCGCGCTCGCCGCCGCCGAGAATCGCCCGACCCTCTCCGCATTCGCCGAGGGTGGCGTCGGCCGCCCGGGGTTGAACCAGTTCGAACCCGATCCTGCGGCCTTCTGGCAGGGCGGCGTGCGCGTGACGTGGCGCCCGTGGACCTGGCGTTCGGCCGAGCACTCGGCTGGCGCACTGCGCGCGCAGGGCGAGGTGGTGGCGGCCGATGCGCTGGCGCTCGCCGCGCGTCTGTCGCGCGCCGTCGAGGCCGACCTGGCCATGATCCACCACCTTCGCGAGGGGTTTGCCGACGATGCCCGCCTGATCACGCTGCGCTCGGAAATCGAGCAGGCTGCGCAGGCCGAACTTGCCGAAGGGATCATCACGGCTGCGCGCTACGTCGAGGCGCGCACCGACCTCGCCGAGGCGCGGCTCGCCGAGCGACGGCACCGTGCCGAACTGGTGCGTGCCGAGGCCGCGTTTCTGACCACCCTGGGGATCGCGATCCCCGCAGCCCGTGAGTGA
- a CDS encoding TetR/AcrR family transcriptional regulator produces MDPSTADRILDAAHRVFLRRGTAGARTQEIAAEAGVNKALVHYYFGTKEALADAVFQRVASVLLPSMFGVLSAPDLSLAERVRRVSERQVAFHRAHPYMAIYLLSEIHMAPERLDSLVGRHGRPSLELLQSQLDAAAAAGTIRPVTITEFMVNLISLLVFPVVARPMIRHIVGIGEAEYDQFLDQRAEQVVTFFFAGLRP; encoded by the coding sequence GTGGACCCTTCGACGGCGGACCGGATTCTCGATGCGGCGCACCGGGTCTTCCTCCGCCGCGGCACCGCAGGAGCGCGGACCCAGGAAATCGCCGCCGAGGCCGGGGTCAACAAGGCGCTGGTGCACTACTACTTCGGCACCAAGGAGGCACTCGCCGACGCGGTCTTCCAGCGAGTCGCCTCGGTGCTGCTTCCGTCAATGTTCGGTGTCCTCTCCGCGCCCGATCTATCCCTCGCGGAGCGGGTCCGGCGCGTGTCCGAACGGCAGGTCGCGTTCCACCGCGCGCATCCCTACATGGCGATCTACCTGCTGAGCGAGATCCACATGGCGCCCGAGCGGCTCGATTCGCTGGTCGGGCGGCACGGTCGTCCCTCGCTTGAATTGCTGCAGTCGCAGCTGGATGCCGCGGCGGCCGCAGGGACCATCCGCCCGGTCACGATCACCGAGTTCATGGTGAATCTCATCTCCCTGTTGGTCTTTCCGGTGGTGGCCCGGCCGATGATCCGTCACATCGTCGGAATCGGCGAGGCCGAGTACGACCAGTTCCTCGACCAGCGGGCGGAGCAGGTCGTCACCTTCTTCTTCGCGGGGCTCAGGCCATGA